Within the Candidatus Eremiobacterota bacterium genome, the region TTTACGCCCTTCTCATATACCAGAAAGGGCTCAGGCTCCGAGAGACTGCCGAAGATGACGGTAAGACCGTGGGGAGCCCGGCCCCTGATGGTGAGGGTCCGCAGATCGTGAAGCAGGTGGAGGTGACAGGCCTCACAGAGCACGATGAGGTTCCACTCGTCATCGGTGCCGCCCTGGGAGCGCCTGA harbors:
- a CDS encoding HNH endonuclease signature motif containing protein yields the protein RRSQGGTDDEWNLIVLCEACHLHLLHDLRTLTIRGRAPHGLTVIFGSLSEPEPFLVYEKGVKLPWEEGTGRTLLLQ